In the genome of Triticum urartu cultivar G1812 chromosome 5, Tu2.1, whole genome shotgun sequence, one region contains:
- the LOC125506114 gene encoding PRA1 family protein E-like, protein MSSSTASWSRYGAVPAPPPPPRPDANGGFEAAPSPSSSPASPPAATAAEAGVAFFSRAGASAAAAAAVGRPRAWREVLDHTAFSRPETCGEARARARRNLAYFRANYALAALVLVFLGLVYRPRSMLAFLALFVAWLALYFGRGGDAGPLVCLGRDVDDRVVLAVLSAATVLAVALTRAGLNLLVSLVLASALIGVHAAFRMNVYLDERDAFDGDAAVSSFMGSTYGYSTLPR, encoded by the coding sequence ATGTCCTCCTCCACGGCCTCCTGGTCGCGCTACGGCGCCGTCCCggccccgcccccgccgccgcggcccgacGCGAACGGCGGCTTCGAGGCGgcgccctccccctcctcctcccccgccTCCCCGCCGGCGGCGACCGCGGCGGAGGCGGGGGTGGCCTTCTTCTCGCGCGCGGGGGCCAGCGCCGCGGCCGCCGCGGCCGTCGGCCGGCCGCGGGCCTGGCGGGAGGTGCTGGACCACACGGCCTTCTCGCGCCCGGAGACCTGCGGCGAGGCGCGCGCCCGGGCCCGCCGCAACCTCGCCTACTTCCGCGCCAACTACGCGCTCGCGGCGCTCGTCCTCGTCTTCCTCGGCCTCGTCTACCGCCCGCGCTCCATGCTCGCCTTCCTCGCCCTCTTCGTCGCCTGGCTCGCGCTCTACTTCGGCCGCGGCGGGGACGCGGGCCCGCTCGTCTGCCTCGGCCGCGACGTCGACGACCGCGTCGTGCTCGCCGTCCTCTCCGCCGCCACCGTGCTCGCCGTCGCGCTCACCCGCGCGGGGCTCAACCTGCTCGTCTCCCTCGTCCTCGCCTCCGCCCTCATCGGCGTGCACGCCGCCTTCCGCATGAACGTCTACCTCGACGAGAGGGACGCCTTCGACGGGGACGCCGCCGTCTCCTCATTCATGGGCAGCACCTACGGCTACAGCACGCTCCCGAGATGA
- the LOC125507450 gene encoding DNA (cytosine-5)-methyltransferase 1A-like, with protein MVLLCKSFDPGGGSVVCPWWRCRLHHRGVLLSVVVNRDLALLEICRLNRPGTKRHQAKPKSRNENIIEESNVTTNIGHNAIGCKRPKREVARSNFSEKAFDLSEEDSLVTPKEIRIEEETEAVRYKLRQPTKQYAPWCDTVLKTARLAVSVIAILKEQTRASKLSFADVTKRVAEFERGHHAFISKDATLVERYVVVHGQIILQQFANYPDEYIRRCAFITGLVKKMEERGHTKLAMKKKSQVVRGGNLNPIAKMTPVSKRNLMRATTTKLVSRIWGDYYTTHFPEDSKEGGENDEQKVFEEEQEENEEDDAEGEVEVGEEHVSRTLPPTRSRVTSLDVCEEIKWEGQMVGKTPAGEALYRSVRVGDLSIPVGGAVTLEGDSGEAIMCSVEYMYETHDGTQMINGRVLQNGSDTVLGNATNEREVFFTNDCLQFKVGDMRESVTVNFQLIPWGHKCRKDQLEAIRAEKANAEDRKKKGLPVEYICKSLYCPEKGAFFSLPYEKMGNGTGTCSSCEERVAVGDEFKILSETSFVLKNVTYNVHDFLYIRPEFFPRVEGRGTYRAGRNVGLKPYVVCCLQSVNGASRSHKANLKSTKVSVRRLYRPDDISSDKAYSSDIREVYYSENIVSVPVAMIEGKCEVTAKDDLPNSNLPVVVEHAFYCEHLYDPGTGALKQLPTNVKLTLARKAPASRKNKGKQICDDEQAGSDKHKDETPENCLSTLDIFAGCGGLSEGLHLAGASRTKWAIEYEEPAGQAFLQNHPEAAVFVENCNVILKAIMDKCGDVDDCVSTSEASAGAAKLSDEKVKNLPVPGEVEFINGGPPCQGFSWMNRFKQSPWSKVQCEMIPAFLSFAEYFRPRFFLLENVRNFVSFNKGQTFRLTLASLLEMGYQVRFGILEAGAYGVTQSRKRAFIWAAAHGETLPDWPEPMHVFASPELKINLPGGKYYAAARSTAGGAPFRSITVRDTIGDLPPVVNGASNPTIEYGGEPISWFQKKIRGDTLSLSDHISKKMNEVNLIRCKHIPKRPGCDWHDLPDEKVKLSTGKTVDLIPKYLLNTAKRNNQWKGLYGRLDWEGNFPTSVTYPQPMGRVGMCFHPDQDRIITVRECARSQGFPDGYHFVGNIRSKHRQIGNAVPPPLAYALGRKLKQAIDAKPLKLTEDMVQVGLNLSLGPI; from the exons ATGGTTTTGTTGTGCAAGAGTTTCGACCCTGGTGGTGGATCTGTGGTCTGCCCTTGGTGGAGATGTAGATTGCACCACCGAG GAGTCTTGCTTTCAGTGGTGGTCAATCGTGATCTGGCCTTGCTGGAGATTTGTAGATTGAACCGGCCAG GAACAAAGAGGCACCAAGCAAAGCCTAAAAGCAGAAATGAGAATATAATTGAGGAGAGCAATGTTACCACCAATATTGGTCACAATGCCATTGGCTGCAAGAGACCAAAAAGAGAAGTTGCCCGTTCGAATTTCAGTGAGAAGGCATTTGACTTATCTGAAGAAGATTCACTTGTCACACCCAAGGAAATCAGAATTGAGGAGGAAACAGAGGCAGTTAG GTACAAGTTACGCCAACCAACGAAGCAGTATGCGCCATGGTGTGACACTGTCCTTAAAACAGCAAGACTGGCTGTTAGTGTCATTGCCATTTTAAAAGAACAAACTCGTGCTTCAAAACTTTCTTTCGCTGATGTTACCAAGAGAGTAGCAGAATTTGAGAGAGGGCACCATGCATTCATTTCAAAAGATGCAACACTTGTTGAAAGATATGTTGTGGTGCATGGACAGATAATCCTTCAACAGTTCGCAAATTATCCAGATGAGTACATTCGACGGTGCGCCTTCATCACAGGCCTTGTCAAGAAGATGGAAGAAAGAGGTCACACGAAGCTAGCAATGAAGAAGAAATCTCAAGTTGTGAGAGGAGGGAATCTGAACCCAATTGCAAAAATGACCCCAGTATCAAAACGAAATCTTATGCGTGCGACAACCACAAAGTTGGTCAGCAGGATATGGGGTGATTACTATACAACCCATTTCCCAGAGGATTCAAAGGAGGGGGGTGAGAATGATGAGCAAAAGGTATTTGAGGAGGAACaggaagaaaatgaagaagatgATGCTGAAGGAGAGGTTGAAGTTGGCGAGGAACATGTTTCGAGGACCTTGCCACCAACAAGGTCTAGAGTGACATCATTAGATGTTTGTGAAGAAATAAAATGGGAAGGTCAAATGGTTGGAAAAACACCTGCTGGAGAAGCTCTGTACAGAAGTGTTAGAGTTGGAGATCTAAGTATTCCTGTTGGTGGGGCAGTCACATTGGAAGGTGATTCAGGAGAAGCCATTATGTGTTCTGTTGAGTATATGTATGAGACACATGATGGCACACAAATGATTAATGGAAGAGTTCTGCAAAATGGTTCGGACACTGTCCTCGGCAACGCCACAAACGAAAGAGAGGTGTTCTTTACCAATGACTGTTTACAGTTCAAAGTAGGTGACATGAGAGAATCAGTTACTGTCAACTTCCAGCTAATTCCCTGGGGTCACAAGTGCAGAAAAGACCAGTTGGAAGCTATTAGGGCGGAGAAGGCCAATGCAGAGGATAGGAAGAAGAAAGGTTTGCCGGTGGAGTATATCTGCAAAAGCCTATACTGTCCTGAGAAAGGTGCCTTTTTCTCCCTCCCTTATGAGAAAATGGGTAATGGAACTGGCACTTGTAGTTCCTGTGAGGAGCGAGTAGCGGTTGGTGATGAATTCAAAATACTGTCAGAGACCAGCTTTGTCCTCAAGAATGTCACATACAATGTTCATGACTTCCTGTATATCAGGCCCGAGTTTTTCCCTCGAGTCGAGGGCCGTGGGACCTACCGGGCTGGAAGAAATGTGGGCCTGAAGCCCTATGTGGTATGTTGTTTGCAGAGTGTCAATGGTGCTTCAAGGTCTCATAAAGCTAATCTGAAATCAACAAAAGTCAGTGTAAGAAGGCTATACAGACCTGATGATATTTCATCGGATAAAGCTTACTCTTCAGATATCAGAGAG GTGTACTACAGTGAAAATATAGTTAGTGTGCCTGTTGCGATGATAGAGGGAAAATGTGAGGTTACAGCAAAGGATGACCTTCCAAATTCAAATCTTCCAGTAGTAGTTGAGCACGCCTTTTACTGTGAACATTTATATGATCCTGGCACTGGAGCTCTCAAGCAG CTACCGACCAATGTTAAGCTCACCCTGGCAAGGAAGGCGCCTGCTTCGAGAAAGAATAAAGGGAAGCAGATTTGTGACGATGAGCAAGCCGGTTCGGATAAACACAAGGATGAAACACCAGAGAACTGTC TTTCAACCCTTGATATTTTTGCTGGCTGTGGAGGTTTGTCTGAAGGGCTGCACCTAGCTG GCGCTTCACGTACAAAATGGGCAATCGAATATGAAGAACCTGCTGGGCAAGCATTTCTTCAAAATCATCCTGAAGCAGCAGTGTTTGTGGAGAACTGCAATGTGATTCTGAA GGCGATAATGGATAAGTGTGGCGATGTTGATGACTGCGTCTCCACTTCAGAGGCTTCTGCGGGAGCAGCAAAACTTTCAGATGAGAAGGTTAAGAATCTCCCTGTGCCCGGTGAAGTAGAATTCATCAATGGTGGCCCTCCATGCCAG GGGTTCTCCTGGATGAACAGATTCAAGCAGAGCCCATGGAGCAAGGTTCAGTGCGAGATGATTCCAGCATTCCTGTCCTTCGCAGAGTATTTCCGGCCTAGGTTCTTCCTTTTAGAAAACGTCAGGAACTTTGTTTCGTTTAACAAGGGCCAGACATTCAGACTAACACTAGCATCGCTCCTGGAGATGGGGTACCAG GTTCGATTCGGCATTCTAGAGGCAGGTGCTTATGGTGTCACGCAGTCCAGGAAAAGGGCGTTCATCTGGGCCGCCGCGCATGGGGAGACTCTTCCTGACTGGCCTGAACCAATGCATGTCTTCGCTAGCCCTGAGCTGAAAATAAACCTGCCAGGAGGTAAATACTATGCTGCTGCCAGGAGCACAGCTGGAGGAGCTCCTTTCCGCTCTATAACAGTCAGGGATACAATCGGCGATCTACCACCGGTGGTGAATGGCGCCAGCAACCCAACAATAGAG TACGGAGGCGAGCCCATCTCCTGGTTCCAGAAGAAGATTCGAGGCGATACGCTTTCGCTGAGTGACCACATATCCAAAAAGATGAACGAGGTGAATCTCATTAGGTGCAAGCACATCCCAAAGCGCCCTGGCTGTGATTGGCATGACCTGCCAGATGAGAAG GTGAAGCTATCCACAGGGAAAACGGTGGATCTGATCCCTAAGTACTTGCTCAACACAGCCAAGAGGAACAATCAGTGGAAAGGCCTGTATGGGAGGCTGGACTGGGAGGGCAACTTCCCCACATCAGTGACATATCCCCAGCCAATGGGCAGGGTCGGCATGTGCTTCCACCCTGATCAGGACAGGATCATCACTGTTCGTGAATGTGCGCGATCCCAG GGCTTCCCTGATGGCTACCATTTCGTTGGCAACATCCGGAGCAAGCACAGGCAGATCGGGAATGCGGTACCACCTCCCCTTGCATACGCGCTAGGGAGGAAGCTCAAGCAAGCCATCGATGCCAAGCCGCTTAAGTTAACTGAAGACATGGTCCAAGTGGGACTTAATTTATCACTGGGCCCTATATAA